Proteins encoded in a region of the Alkalinema sp. FACHB-956 genome:
- a CDS encoding cation diffusion facilitator family transporter, which yields MLVDHRSTVRRVLIITLVLNLAVMAIKIGVGILTGSLSIIADALHSLTDSANNVLGLFANQWSSPEPDREHPYGHQKFEAIGALGIAAFLGIACFEILQSAIERILHGGKTLQISSQELWLLLLVLGINIFVAFYERREGQRVKSALLIADAYHTMSDIWVTISVLAGLIGIWVLGWQWLDIALAFPVAILVFWSGWTVLRENLPWLVDSSVIAPEAISEITRSVPGVLNVHDIASRGLVGRQCFIEMHLVVNADDVETAHSITEAVEAALEKQFPPVRVMIHLEPPRYSSDNLSY from the coding sequence TTGATCACCGTAGCACCGTACGTCGAGTTTTAATCATTACGTTAGTTCTCAACCTTGCAGTGATGGCCATTAAGATCGGGGTTGGCATCCTGACTGGCTCGCTAAGCATTATTGCGGATGCACTCCATAGCCTGACCGATAGTGCAAACAATGTCCTTGGGTTATTTGCGAACCAATGGTCTTCCCCGGAACCCGATCGCGAACACCCCTATGGACACCAAAAATTTGAAGCGATCGGCGCATTGGGCATCGCTGCTTTTTTAGGGATCGCCTGTTTTGAAATTCTGCAAAGCGCGATCGAACGCATCCTCCATGGAGGCAAAACCTTACAAATTAGTAGTCAAGAACTCTGGCTCCTCCTGCTCGTCTTGGGGATCAACATCTTTGTAGCCTTCTACGAACGACGGGAAGGGCAACGGGTCAAGAGTGCTCTCTTGATTGCTGATGCCTACCACACCATGAGCGATATCTGGGTCACCATCAGCGTTCTCGCAGGCTTAATTGGCATCTGGGTCTTAGGTTGGCAATGGCTGGATATTGCTCTCGCATTTCCCGTCGCCATCCTTGTTTTTTGGAGTGGCTGGACGGTATTGCGCGAAAATTTACCGTGGTTGGTAGACAGCAGCGTGATCGCCCCTGAGGCAATTTCTGAAATTACGCGATCGGTGCCAGGGGTGCTGAATGTCCATGACATCGCCTCGCGGGGCCTCGTCGGTCGCCAATGCTTTATTGAAATGCATTTAGTTGTGAATGCGGATGATGTGGAAACGGCCCATAGCATCACTGAAGCCGTTGAAGCGGCACTAGAAAAACAGTTTCCCCCCGTTCGAGTCATGATTCACCTCGAACCGCCTCGTTACTCTTCAGACAACCTCAGTTATTAG
- the guaA gene encoding glutamine-hydrolyzing GMP synthase, which yields MIVILDFGSQYSELIARRIRETQVYSEVLSYRTTAEQLRQLNPKGIILSGGPSSVYDDGAPKCDPEIWTLGIPVLGVCYGMQLMVQQLGGEVERAERGEYGKASVSIDDPTDLLTNVEEGSVMWMSHGDSVTRMPDGFELLAHTDNTPSAAIADHERKFYGVQFHPEVVHSIGGQALICNFVYHICGCHPTWTTATFVEESVREIRARVGDKRVLLALSGGVDSSTLAFLLYKAIGDQLTCMFIDQGFMRKGEPERLMTLFKEQFHIPVEYVNARDRFLTQLKGISDPEEKRKRIGHEFIRVFETESKRLGPFDYLAQGTLYPDVIESADTNVDPKTGERVAVKIKSHHNVGGLPKDLQFKLVEPLRKLFKDEVRKVGRSLGLPEEIVNRQPFPGPGLAIRILGEIDDEKLDILRDADLIVRQEINRAGLYNEIWQAFAVLLPVRSVGVMGDQRTYAYPIVLRIVTSEDGMTADWARIPYDLLEIIANRIVNEVRGVNRVVYDITSKPPGTIEWE from the coding sequence ATGATTGTTATTTTGGATTTTGGCTCCCAGTATTCTGAATTGATTGCGCGACGCATTCGTGAAACTCAAGTCTATTCCGAGGTTTTGTCCTATCGGACGACGGCGGAACAATTGCGTCAACTGAACCCCAAGGGCATCATTCTCTCTGGGGGACCCAGTTCGGTCTATGACGACGGTGCACCCAAGTGTGATCCCGAGATCTGGACGCTGGGTATTCCCGTGTTGGGCGTGTGCTATGGCATGCAGTTGATGGTGCAGCAACTGGGTGGGGAAGTTGAGCGGGCTGAGCGTGGCGAATATGGTAAAGCCAGCGTCTCGATCGACGATCCCACCGATCTGTTGACCAATGTAGAAGAAGGCTCGGTCATGTGGATGAGTCATGGCGACTCGGTGACCCGGATGCCGGATGGGTTTGAATTGTTGGCCCATACGGACAATACGCCCTCAGCGGCGATCGCGGACCATGAGCGCAAGTTCTACGGTGTGCAGTTCCACCCAGAGGTGGTGCATTCCATCGGTGGGCAAGCGCTGATCTGCAATTTTGTCTATCACATCTGTGGCTGCCATCCCACTTGGACAACAGCGACCTTTGTGGAAGAATCCGTCCGCGAAATTCGGGCCAGGGTGGGAGACAAGCGTGTGTTGTTGGCCCTGTCCGGTGGGGTTGATTCCTCCACATTGGCCTTCCTGCTGTACAAGGCGATCGGCGATCAACTCACCTGTATGTTTATCGACCAAGGCTTCATGCGCAAAGGTGAGCCTGAACGGTTGATGACCCTCTTCAAGGAGCAGTTCCACATTCCTGTGGAATACGTCAATGCCCGCGATCGCTTTTTGACCCAGTTGAAGGGCATCTCCGATCCCGAAGAAAAACGGAAACGCATTGGCCACGAGTTCATTCGGGTCTTTGAAACGGAGTCTAAGCGATTGGGGCCGTTTGATTATCTCGCCCAGGGAACGCTCTACCCCGATGTGATTGAGTCGGCGGATACCAATGTCGATCCCAAAACTGGGGAACGGGTAGCGGTGAAGATCAAGAGCCACCACAACGTTGGCGGTTTGCCGAAGGACTTGCAGTTCAAATTGGTTGAACCCCTGCGGAAGTTGTTTAAGGATGAAGTCCGCAAGGTGGGTCGATCGCTGGGATTACCTGAAGAAATTGTTAACCGTCAGCCCTTCCCTGGCCCCGGTTTAGCAATTCGGATCCTAGGTGAGATTGACGATGAAAAACTGGATATCCTACGGGATGCAGATTTAATCGTCCGTCAAGAAATTAATCGTGCAGGCTTGTACAACGAAATTTGGCAAGCGTTTGCGGTGCTGCTCCCCGTGCGGAGTGTGGGAGTGATGGGTGACCAACGCACCTATGCTTATCCGATCGTGCTACGGATTGTGACCAGCGAAGATGGGATGACCGCCGATTGGGCGCGGATTCCCTACGATCTGTTGGAAATTATTGCCAATCGCATTGTCAACGAAGTGCGTGGTGTGAACCGTGTGGTTTATGACATTACGTCCAAACCGCCTGGGACGATCGAGTGGGAATAG
- the cbiD gene encoding cobalt-precorrin-5B (C(1))-methyltransferase CbiD, which translates to MLNLPRSGYTLPVFACAAAIAALRWLNQPQWYTSVEVDLLDSSGIVNVPIEQISGLNETTALAITRSDPGDNLDLTRNTPVWAMVSRLPSSSAERIVLQGGEGIGRLEYGAGEAAIYAYAKRLILENLTRWLLPDDRIQVTLILPEGRALAKRTSNAAFGVVEGLSLLGTSGIAQPLSAPGQLEEFRSLLREKAQQFDALVFCIGENGLDLAPKLGLDAQRLVKTANWLGPLLVEAGFQGVRSLLLFGYHGKLMKLAGGIFHTHHHVADGRQEILTAHGVKVGLPTVQAQALLAQETAEAGLNFLRQLDDVTGQSWSLPVYESIVADIDRRSQQYIYTHSEKSVQVGTILFDRQRNIVVTSKIAAELLESGLRM; encoded by the coding sequence ATGTTGAATTTGCCTCGTTCGGGTTATACCCTACCTGTTTTCGCTTGTGCCGCTGCGATCGCGGCGCTACGGTGGTTAAACCAACCCCAATGGTACACATCAGTTGAGGTTGATCTACTGGATTCGTCAGGAATTGTTAATGTTCCGATAGAACAAATTTCAGGATTAAATGAGACGACGGCTTTAGCCATTACGCGCAGTGATCCGGGCGATAATCTCGATCTGACGCGAAATACTCCCGTTTGGGCCATGGTTTCTCGGTTGCCGAGTTCTTCTGCCGAAAGGATTGTGTTGCAAGGGGGGGAGGGCATTGGTCGTCTAGAGTATGGCGCGGGGGAAGCGGCCATCTATGCCTATGCCAAACGGCTGATTTTAGAGAATTTAACCCGTTGGTTGTTGCCCGACGATCGTATTCAAGTCACGCTAATTTTGCCGGAGGGGCGGGCGCTGGCAAAACGAACGTCCAATGCGGCGTTTGGGGTGGTTGAGGGGTTATCGTTGTTGGGAACCTCGGGGATTGCGCAACCGTTGAGTGCGCCGGGACAATTAGAGGAATTTCGATCGTTGCTACGAGAAAAAGCCCAGCAGTTCGATGCGTTGGTATTTTGCATTGGCGAAAATGGCTTAGATCTCGCGCCAAAATTGGGATTGGATGCCCAACGTCTGGTGAAAACCGCCAATTGGCTTGGGCCGTTGCTCGTGGAAGCTGGGTTCCAAGGGGTGCGATCGCTGCTTTTATTTGGCTACCATGGCAAGCTTATGAAGTTGGCGGGGGGGATTTTTCATACCCATCACCATGTGGCGGATGGTCGCCAGGAAATTCTGACGGCCCATGGGGTAAAGGTTGGGTTGCCAACGGTGCAGGCCCAAGCCTTATTGGCCCAGGAAACCGCCGAAGCTGGATTAAATTTCCTCCGTCAGCTAGATGACGTGACCGGGCAGTCTTGGTCTCTTCCGGTGTATGAATCGATCGTGGCTGACATCGATCGTCGATCGCAGCAGTATATCTATACCCACAGCGAAAAATCAGTGCAAGTGGGCACAATCCTGTTCGATCGCCAGCGAAACATTGTGGTGACTAGCAAAATTGCCGCCGAGTTACTTGAGTCCGGTTTGAGAATGTGA
- a CDS encoding class I SAM-dependent methyltransferase, which produces MFKNALGLQESLYEYILAHSLQEPEVLMQLRQETANHPQARMQISPEQGQLMSLLVQLMGATRAIEIGVFTGYSSLTVALAMPPEGKLIACDVSKDYTAIARRYWALAGVADKIDLRIAPAVETLDQLLAEGQAESFDFAFIDADKGNYQNYYDRVVQLVRSGGLIAVDNVLWSGRVADAKSTDKIVQTIRSFNQQLAQDDRVQVSILPIGDGLTLALKR; this is translated from the coding sequence ATGTTTAAAAATGCGCTGGGACTCCAAGAGTCTCTCTATGAATACATTCTGGCCCACTCCTTGCAGGAACCGGAAGTGCTGATGCAGCTCCGGCAGGAAACGGCAAACCATCCCCAGGCTCGGATGCAAATTTCTCCCGAACAGGGACAATTGATGTCACTCCTGGTGCAGTTGATGGGGGCCACACGGGCGATCGAAATCGGTGTGTTTACGGGCTACAGTTCCCTCACGGTGGCGTTGGCGATGCCCCCTGAGGGCAAGCTGATTGCCTGTGATGTGAGCAAAGATTATACGGCGATCGCGCGGCGTTACTGGGCCTTGGCAGGGGTGGCTGACAAGATTGATCTGCGGATTGCCCCGGCGGTGGAAACCCTAGACCAACTGCTGGCGGAGGGACAGGCGGAGAGCTTTGACTTCGCGTTTATTGATGCGGATAAAGGAAATTATCAAAACTACTACGATCGCGTGGTTCAACTGGTGCGTTCCGGTGGCTTGATTGCAGTGGATAACGTGTTGTGGTCAGGACGGGTTGCAGATGCCAAGTCCACGGACAAAATTGTGCAAACGATCCGCAGCTTTAATCAACAGCTAGCCCAAGACGATCGGGTGCAAGTGAGCATTCTGCCGATCGGGGATGGTTTGACCTTAGCGTTAAAACGCTAG
- the map gene encoding type I methionyl aminopeptidase, protein MNILSNLLPQPILRQRRTGPVKTQEEIAIMRQSCRIVATVLKEIAEMVEPGMTTADLDAYAEKRIREMGAKPSFKGYHGFPASICASVNHEVVHGIPNRKKILRKGDVLKVDTGAYYNGYHGDSCITIAVGGEVSPSAEKLIQVSEKALYAAIAQVKAGAYLLDLAGAVQDCVESYGFSVVEDYTGHGVGRNLHEEPSVFNFRTHEMPNVKLKAGMTLAIEPIVNAGSKNTRVLPDRWTVVTVDNALSAQFEHTVLVTETGYDILTDRASI, encoded by the coding sequence ATGAATATTCTAAGCAACTTGCTTCCGCAACCGATTCTGCGCCAGCGGCGCACTGGCCCTGTCAAAACTCAGGAAGAAATCGCAATCATGCGTCAGTCTTGCCGTATTGTGGCAACGGTTTTGAAAGAAATTGCTGAGATGGTAGAGCCCGGGATGACCACAGCGGATCTGGATGCCTATGCTGAAAAGCGCATTCGGGAGATGGGAGCCAAACCAAGCTTCAAAGGGTATCACGGTTTTCCGGCTTCCATCTGCGCCAGTGTCAACCATGAAGTGGTGCATGGCATCCCCAATCGCAAGAAAATTCTCCGCAAGGGGGATGTTCTCAAGGTGGATACGGGGGCTTACTACAACGGCTACCATGGCGATTCTTGTATCACGATCGCCGTGGGTGGCGAGGTCAGTCCCTCGGCGGAAAAGCTGATCCAGGTGTCGGAGAAGGCCCTTTATGCGGCGATCGCCCAAGTCAAAGCGGGGGCTTATTTGCTGGACTTGGCGGGAGCGGTACAGGATTGTGTCGAATCCTATGGCTTCAGCGTCGTGGAAGACTATACCGGCCATGGAGTGGGGCGTAACCTGCACGAAGAGCCCTCAGTGTTTAACTTCCGCACCCACGAAATGCCCAATGTCAAGCTGAAGGCTGGCATGACCCTCGCGATCGAACCGATCGTCAATGCAGGATCAAAAAATACCCGAGTGCTGCCCGATCGTTGGACAGTGGTGACCGTCGATAATGCCCTCTCAGCGCAGTTTGAGCATACGGTGTTGGTCACGGAAACCGGGTATGACATTCTGACCGATCGCGCCTCGATCTAG
- a CDS encoding cupredoxin domain-containing protein has protein sequence MQGRFWSIVGLGVLILLVIASPAGAIDLAHQPVIDIQVSLGNSVGELKFVPDHLAFEAGKRYKLHLTNPSGQKHYFTAKDFADGIWSQKVDAGQVEIKGAIHELEIRPNAEADWVFVPVRSGQYELHCSIPGHAEAGMKGTIVVTD, from the coding sequence ATGCAAGGGCGTTTCTGGTCGATCGTGGGGCTGGGAGTCCTGATTCTACTTGTGATCGCATCCCCTGCCGGGGCGATCGATTTAGCCCATCAACCCGTGATAGACATTCAAGTTAGCTTAGGAAATTCCGTCGGGGAACTGAAATTTGTTCCCGATCACCTCGCCTTTGAGGCTGGAAAACGCTATAAGCTACACCTCACCAATCCCAGCGGGCAAAAGCATTATTTCACTGCCAAGGATTTTGCCGATGGTATTTGGTCGCAGAAAGTTGATGCAGGGCAAGTGGAAATCAAAGGTGCGATCCATGAACTGGAGATTCGCCCCAACGCGGAAGCGGATTGGGTGTTTGTGCCGGTGAGATCGGGACAGTATGAGTTGCATTGCTCGATCCCCGGTCACGCGGAAGCGGGGATGAAAGGGACGATTGTCGTTACAGATTAG
- a CDS encoding ATP-binding cassette domain-containing protein encodes MAVVALAIQNVGYSYPNGTPALRNIHLTIMAGQRVAIVGANGSGKSTLLHHLNGLLLPQVGQVQVGPWRVAPNTLRVVRNALGLVFQNPDDQLFMPSVWEDVTFGPKNQGLSLEVQHQRAIAALEAVGFNPDDYAQRIPQALSGGEKKRVAIAGVLAMQPSILALDEPSAQLDPRSRRQLIHLLDRLSLTQIIATHDLDLALDLCDRTVVLSQGEIVYDGSTAAVMGDPTFLEQYALEAPLSSQRPYCLRSDGPVTNL; translated from the coding sequence ATGGCCGTTGTCGCCCTTGCAATTCAGAATGTTGGTTACAGTTATCCCAATGGCACCCCTGCGCTACGGAACATCCACTTAACGATTATGGCGGGGCAACGGGTGGCGATCGTAGGAGCCAATGGTTCCGGAAAATCCACCCTGCTGCACCACTTGAATGGTTTGCTGTTGCCGCAAGTGGGGCAGGTACAGGTGGGCCCTTGGCGAGTGGCACCGAATACGCTGCGAGTGGTGCGAAATGCCCTGGGTTTGGTTTTCCAAAATCCTGATGATCAGCTATTTATGCCTAGCGTTTGGGAAGATGTCACCTTTGGCCCGAAAAACCAAGGATTAAGTTTGGAGGTGCAGCACCAGCGCGCGATCGCGGCCTTGGAAGCAGTCGGCTTCAATCCGGACGACTACGCCCAACGGATCCCCCAGGCTCTTTCAGGGGGAGAGAAAAAGCGAGTGGCGATCGCGGGGGTGTTGGCCATGCAACCCAGCATTCTGGCCTTAGATGAACCCTCGGCGCAATTAGATCCACGATCGCGGCGGCAATTGATTCACCTGCTCGATCGGCTATCGTTAACCCAAATTATTGCTACCCATGATTTGGATTTGGCGTTGGATCTGTGCGATCGCACGGTTGTCCTAAGTCAGGGAGAGATTGTTTACGACGGCTCTACCGCAGCGGTCATGGGGGATCCCACCTTTCTGGAGCAGTACGCCTTAGAAGCACCCTTGAGTTCCCAGCGACCCTACTGCCTGCGATCGGATGGGCCTGTAACAAACCTGTAA
- the cbiQ gene encoding cobalt ECF transporter T component CbiQ, with protein MIFHDSPGLGKGLAAPSATSATGPQPWMRLLCATIAVFAIALTPPLQGLQLLVMGGGLLLIGWRSSVSLGQLLRRMTLEASFALLLVLGTLFREQGDLLWQWGWLEIYQGGLLGFFSLAMKVGLSLMTLNVLTLTTRQIELLQALKQLKMPPLLVAIVGSMLRYLTVLLDEAQTLQRAAQSRNLLVSRPVHRHIVGVMIGALFIRTYDRGDRIHQAMLSRGYAGLAPEGTPLRWTKPDICLLTYTISVILLSIGAEIMF; from the coding sequence ATGATTTTTCATGACTCACCCGGCTTGGGGAAGGGCTTGGCTGCCCCAAGCGCTACCAGCGCTACAGGTCCCCAGCCTTGGATGCGACTGCTGTGCGCCACGATCGCGGTGTTTGCGATCGCCCTCACGCCTCCGTTGCAAGGCTTGCAATTGCTAGTGATGGGCGGGGGCCTGCTACTGATTGGCTGGCGGAGTTCGGTATCCCTGGGGCAACTCCTGCGACGAATGACCCTCGAAGCCAGTTTTGCCTTGTTACTTGTGCTAGGCACGCTGTTTCGGGAGCAAGGGGATCTCCTCTGGCAATGGGGTTGGCTGGAGATTTATCAAGGGGGGCTGCTGGGATTTTTTAGTTTGGCCATGAAAGTGGGACTGTCCCTGATGACCTTGAATGTGTTGACCTTGACGACTCGCCAAATCGAACTTTTACAAGCACTCAAACAGTTAAAAATGCCCCCACTCCTTGTGGCGATCGTGGGATCGATGTTGCGGTATCTGACCGTGTTACTTGACGAAGCTCAAACTCTGCAACGGGCTGCTCAGTCGCGCAATCTGTTGGTTTCCCGTCCAGTGCATCGTCACATTGTCGGTGTGATGATCGGGGCTTTATTCATCCGTACCTACGATCGGGGCGATCGCATCCACCAAGCAATGCTCTCTCGGGGCTATGCGGGACTTGCTCCAGAGGGGACACCATTGCGATGGACGAAGCCAGATATCTGCTTATTGACCTACACGATCTCAGTGATTCTGCTCAGCATAGGAGCAGAGATCATGTTCTGA
- a CDS encoding PDGLE domain-containing protein — MQKIQSGLRCGLRSRWFYGVSLGLAVGLATLLSPWASQNPDGLDRVAQDQEFESRAAEHPVAHQLPFYQAFDEYAMRGVPDALATPLAGLVGTLVTFGLTWGVGKWVVAKPETSHKDP; from the coding sequence ATGCAAAAAATACAAAGTGGTCTACGGTGTGGTCTACGGTCGCGTTGGTTTTACGGGGTTTCCCTAGGGCTGGCGGTGGGGCTGGCGACGCTTCTGTCTCCCTGGGCGAGCCAAAACCCGGATGGGCTCGATCGGGTGGCTCAAGATCAGGAATTTGAATCTCGTGCAGCGGAACATCCTGTGGCCCATCAGTTGCCCTTTTACCAAGCGTTTGATGAGTATGCCATGCGGGGCGTGCCGGATGCGCTAGCGACCCCGCTAGCGGGCTTGGTGGGCACGCTGGTGACTTTTGGGTTGACCTGGGGGGTCGGCAAGTGGGTGGTGGCTAAACCAGAAACCTCACACAAGGATCCATGA
- a CDS encoding energy-coupling factor ABC transporter permease, producing the protein MIRVLPLALHMPDGYLNAATPIAGMVWLGTWALALGLIGLCLRRVQATYDDRAVPLMGVCAAFIFAAQMINFPIPMGTSGHLLGGTLAGALLGPWAGSLVMAVVFIVQTLFFQDGGLTVLGANIVNMGLVGTLGGYYLYKGIRCLVGYDRWIGVMVGAAIASWVSVVAASAFCSLQIGLSGTANLGLALGAMVFWHGLIGLGEAAITLLALDYVRRLRPELIHKAPRDRALTARGEIVSGEMR; encoded by the coding sequence ATGATTCGAGTCTTACCCTTGGCGTTGCACATGCCGGATGGTTATTTGAATGCAGCGACGCCGATCGCAGGCATGGTTTGGCTAGGAACTTGGGCCTTGGCCTTGGGGCTGATTGGTCTCTGCCTCAGACGAGTACAGGCAACCTATGACGATCGGGCGGTTCCTCTGATGGGCGTCTGTGCTGCCTTTATTTTTGCCGCCCAGATGATCAACTTTCCGATCCCCATGGGGACATCAGGGCACCTGCTGGGGGGAACCTTGGCGGGGGCGTTATTGGGGCCTTGGGCGGGATCGCTCGTTATGGCGGTGGTCTTCATAGTGCAGACCCTATTTTTTCAAGATGGTGGGCTGACCGTGCTAGGAGCCAACATTGTCAATATGGGGTTAGTCGGAACCTTGGGTGGCTATTACCTCTACAAAGGGATCCGTTGCCTGGTGGGCTATGATCGCTGGATTGGGGTCATGGTGGGAGCGGCGATCGCGAGCTGGGTAAGTGTAGTAGCCGCTTCTGCGTTCTGTTCGCTCCAGATCGGCTTGTCTGGGACGGCAAATCTAGGGCTTGCGTTGGGTGCTATGGTCTTTTGGCATGGGCTAATTGGCCTCGGGGAAGCGGCCATTACACTGCTGGCGTTGGATTATGTGCGACGGCTGCGACCGGAGTTAATTCACAAAGCGCCCCGCGATCGTGCCCTGACTGCGCGTGGAGAGATCGTGTCTGGAGAGATGAGGTAA
- the rplS gene encoding 50S ribosomal protein L19: MNAQEIIRSLEAEQMKSDLPVIHVGDTVRVGVKIREGDKERTQPYEGVVIAKRSAGVTQNITVRRVFQGVGVERVFLIHSPRIESVKVLRRGKVRRAKLFYLRQRTGKSARLKQRFDRAL, encoded by the coding sequence ATGAACGCCCAGGAAATCATCCGCTCTCTTGAAGCGGAACAGATGAAGTCAGATCTTCCGGTGATTCATGTTGGCGACACTGTGCGCGTTGGCGTGAAAATCCGCGAGGGTGACAAAGAACGGACTCAGCCCTACGAAGGGGTGGTCATTGCTAAGCGTAGTGCTGGCGTGACTCAGAACATTACGGTACGTCGAGTTTTCCAAGGCGTAGGCGTAGAACGGGTCTTTTTGATTCACTCTCCTCGCATTGAGAGCGTTAAAGTTCTCCGTCGGGGTAAAGTGCGTCGTGCTAAGCTCTTCTACCTCCGTCAACGGACTGGTAAGTCTGCCCGTCTGAAGCAGCGTTTCGATCGTGCACTTTAG
- the secE gene encoding preprotein translocase subunit SecE — protein MAKKDDAAVQEQKSAFTPNTFIQETKEELGKVTWPSRQQLISESIAVILMVSLSATLVYFIDQLFLWAQGKVFGG, from the coding sequence ATGGCCAAGAAAGATGATGCTGCGGTACAAGAGCAGAAGTCTGCTTTCACTCCTAATACTTTCATCCAAGAAACAAAAGAAGAACTCGGAAAAGTAACCTGGCCTAGTCGTCAGCAGCTCATTAGTGAGTCGATCGCTGTGATCCTGATGGTTTCGCTATCGGCAACCTTGGTTTATTTCATTGACCAACTATTTTTGTGGGCACAGGGGAAGGTGTTCGGAGGATGA
- the nusG gene encoding transcription termination/antitermination protein NusG — protein MTYTSDDSMGLSQADLEEGADEAQLLKQSRWYAVQVASGCEKRVKANLEQRIQTLDVANRILDVQIPETPILRHQKDGRPKEASEKVFPGYVLIRMVMDDETWQVVKNTPNVINFVGAEQKRRYGRGRGHVKPMPLAFAEVERIFKRSQEQEPVRKLDMAAGDKIMVLSGPFKDFEGEVVEVSPERSKLKALLSIFGRETPVELEVNQVQKIE, from the coding sequence ATGACGTACACATCAGACGATTCCATGGGTCTGTCCCAAGCTGACCTAGAAGAAGGGGCCGATGAGGCTCAACTGCTCAAGCAGTCCCGTTGGTACGCTGTACAAGTTGCTTCTGGCTGTGAAAAGCGAGTTAAGGCCAACTTAGAACAACGAATTCAAACCCTGGATGTAGCCAATCGGATTTTGGATGTTCAGATTCCTGAAACTCCTATTCTGAGACATCAAAAAGATGGTCGCCCCAAGGAAGCTAGCGAAAAAGTCTTTCCAGGCTATGTGTTAATTCGCATGGTGATGGATGATGAGACTTGGCAGGTGGTCAAAAACACGCCAAATGTCATCAACTTTGTTGGTGCTGAACAGAAACGTCGTTACGGTCGAGGTCGAGGACACGTTAAACCGATGCCCTTAGCCTTTGCCGAAGTAGAGCGAATCTTTAAGCGCTCCCAGGAGCAGGAACCCGTCAGGAAACTTGATATGGCTGCCGGGGATAAGATTATGGTTCTGTCTGGCCCCTTCAAAGACTTTGAAGGTGAAGTGGTTGAAGTGAGTCCCGAGCGCAGCAAGCTCAAAGCGCTGCTCTCCATCTTCGGGCGGGAAACGCCTGTGGAACTGGAGGTCAACCAAGTTCAGAAGATTGAGTAG
- the rplK gene encoding 50S ribosomal protein L11: MAKKVVAVIKLAINAGKANPAPPIGPALGQHGVNIMMFCKEYNARTADQAGMVVPVEISVYEDRSFTFILKTPPASKLIAQAAGISTGSGEPNKKKVGSITKAQLEEIAKTKMPDLNANDVEAAMKIIAGTAKNMGVTIKD; the protein is encoded by the coding sequence ATGGCAAAGAAAGTAGTTGCAGTCATTAAGCTCGCGATCAACGCGGGCAAAGCAAACCCGGCACCCCCCATTGGCCCTGCATTGGGTCAACATGGTGTCAACATCATGATGTTCTGTAAAGAGTACAACGCACGTACCGCTGACCAAGCTGGCATGGTGGTACCCGTTGAGATCTCGGTCTACGAAGATCGTAGCTTTACCTTCATCCTCAAAACGCCCCCCGCTTCCAAGCTGATTGCCCAGGCTGCGGGAATTTCCACTGGTTCCGGTGAACCCAACAAGAAGAAAGTGGGTTCTATCACTAAAGCGCAGTTGGAAGAAATCGCTAAAACCAAAATGCCTGATCTCAACGCCAATGATGTTGAGGCTGCGATGAAGATCATTGCAGGCACCGCGAAAAACATGGGCGTCACCATCAAGGACTAA